One Nocardioides luti DNA window includes the following coding sequences:
- a CDS encoding FAD-dependent oxidoreductase translates to MADVIYDAVVVGAGFAGVTAARNLVDQGRSVVLLEGGNRVGGRTYARPFAGHEHITVQLGGSWINRDLQPQMRAEIARYGARLTEDLMPMSPAFITGGLRRTFPVPPEEIGDLERVLGHLRDASKRFAPSHRLSSQPLHDLDISVDDFLAPIGVGPATRDLVYSTVSWCYGSDPGSASIFAMIAQIAAFGHSAYGFFGALTERFTGGAGELLDRMIEGSRLEVRLGHRVVQVERSDDELVVRTTHGASIRARACVMAIPTNVLRNVDFRPGLSDDKQRMLARDHLGNLCKPSMLVRNIPSRPFTLGLGRLQSLCLGYEYEDGTCLMMGFGNRAGIDDPTSREELEGAVREYYPDAEVLAVDVHDWKNDPLFNGTHHVDRPGDSLQFLKTMGELEGRIVFAGTDVADTVWRAWMEGAMQSGQNATTAVHSLLARS, encoded by the coding sequence GTGGCAGACGTCATTTACGACGCCGTTGTCGTCGGAGCGGGATTTGCGGGGGTCACCGCCGCGCGAAACCTAGTCGACCAAGGACGATCGGTCGTCCTCCTCGAAGGCGGCAATCGGGTGGGAGGACGGACGTACGCGCGTCCGTTCGCCGGACACGAGCACATTACGGTCCAGCTTGGGGGCAGCTGGATCAACCGCGACCTCCAGCCTCAGATGCGGGCGGAGATCGCGAGGTACGGCGCTCGTCTTACTGAGGACCTGATGCCGATGAGCCCGGCCTTCATCACGGGGGGACTGCGGCGGACCTTTCCCGTCCCGCCAGAGGAGATCGGCGATCTGGAGCGTGTCCTCGGCCACCTCCGCGACGCGTCAAAGCGCTTCGCCCCGTCGCATCGGCTGAGCAGCCAGCCCCTGCACGATCTCGACATCTCCGTGGACGACTTCCTGGCGCCGATCGGCGTCGGACCGGCGACTCGCGACCTCGTCTACTCGACCGTTTCGTGGTGTTACGGATCGGACCCCGGCAGTGCGTCGATCTTCGCCATGATCGCCCAGATCGCGGCCTTCGGGCACAGCGCCTACGGGTTCTTCGGCGCGCTCACGGAGCGATTTACAGGCGGGGCGGGTGAGTTGTTGGACCGCATGATCGAAGGTTCGCGTCTCGAGGTCCGGCTCGGACACCGGGTCGTCCAGGTCGAACGGAGCGACGACGAGCTGGTCGTCCGGACGACGCACGGTGCCAGTATCCGCGCCCGAGCGTGCGTCATGGCCATCCCGACCAACGTATTGCGCAATGTCGACTTCAGGCCAGGTCTCAGCGACGACAAGCAGCGAATGCTCGCGCGAGATCACCTCGGGAACCTCTGTAAGCCGTCGATGCTGGTGCGCAACATTCCGTCGCGGCCATTCACCTTGGGCCTTGGCCGCTTGCAGTCCCTCTGCCTCGGATACGAGTACGAGGACGGGACGTGCCTGATGATGGGATTCGGCAACCGGGCTGGGATCGACGATCCAACGTCACGAGAAGAGCTCGAAGGTGCCGTGCGGGAGTACTACCCGGACGCCGAGGTTCTCGCAGTGGATGTCCATGACTGGAAGAACGACCCGCTCTTCAACGGAACGCACCACGTCGACCGTCCGGGTGACTCGCTGCAGTTCCTGAAGACGATGGGCGAGTTGGAGGGGAGGATCGTCTTCGCCGGCACCGACGTGGCCGATACGGTGTGGCGAGCGTGGATGGAAGGCGCTATGCAGAGCGGCCAGAACGCCACGACCGCCGTCCATTCCCTTCTCGCCCGTAGCTGA
- a CDS encoding acyl-CoA thioesterase — protein sequence MRVHQHRVRYHETDAQGFMFNARFLELADVAMAELFRALGWTYDELVASGTDPSVVSAALSFYSPARHDDIIDIAVTCTNVGRSSFALAFDLRRNDVGIATIEIVYVNVDASAAVSRPVPNAVAAALRASMTTNPTPGQHEQD from the coding sequence ATGAGAGTCCACCAGCACCGGGTCCGCTATCACGAGACGGACGCACAAGGCTTTATGTTCAATGCGCGGTTCCTCGAGCTCGCCGACGTGGCCATGGCTGAGCTTTTCCGGGCGTTGGGATGGACCTATGACGAGCTTGTGGCCAGCGGAACAGACCCGTCGGTTGTCTCCGCCGCTCTTTCGTTCTACTCACCTGCCCGCCACGACGACATCATCGACATCGCCGTGACGTGCACCAACGTGGGCCGCTCCAGTTTCGCGCTGGCCTTCGACCTGCGGCGTAACGACGTAGGCATCGCCACGATCGAGATCGTGTACGTCAACGTCGACGCCAGCGCGGCCGTCTCGCGACCGGTGCCCAATGCGGTGGCCGCGGCATTGCGAGCCTCTATGACCACCAACCCAACACCGGGGCAGCACGAACAGGACTGA